The following DNA comes from Desulfobaculum xiamenense.
TGCCCACGATCATCTTCCAGACTTTCCCACCATTCGCTGATGGCGGTCATGAATGCGTCATCCTTGAAGGGAATCATCTCGCACCTCCTCTTTCGGGAAGCTCCAGTATCTTGCGCAAGGCCTTGTCGTTGAAGGCCCACAGTTTTCGGCTTGCATCGCATACTCGGCGGATGCGCTCCGGCAAAACACGGCCGGATTCCGCAAGGCCATGGAAGATATCCTGAGCGGTCCGGCACAGATGGTCGCGCCACGCGTCCTTGACGCGATCCTCGTCCTTCTGTCCCTCACTTCTCGCGGCGTCCTTGGCCAATTCGTAGAACCGCGCCTCGGTCCGACTCCAGAGTTCAGCCTGCGCATTGGCGAAAACGGTTTTGTCCACCGAGGCCTGCTTGTGTCCGGCCTCGTTGACCAGCGCTTCCTTGAGCATGCCCGCCAGATTCATCCTCGCCTTGTCCGCAGCCGCCACCATCATTTCGATGCAGCCACGGAAATCCGCTAGCCGATCTTCCGCCACCGGATAGACCGGGAACGTGGATTCGCACCACTGGCGGGCCTTCATGTTGTCCATGTCGTACCCGGCGACATTCACACCGAGATGTAGCGCGTCATTCAAGGACTCGTGAACATGAGCCACGTTGGCCGAGCGCCTGATGCCCTTTGCAGTCAACTGGTCGTAGACCACACCCAGCCAGTGGCCGTAGCCTGTAACATTGGCGGAGCCTTTGATGGACAGGGGCGGCTTGTCGTTCTGATCGCGATAGGGCGTCAGCGGATGCTGCCATGTCGGGCCATAATTCGTGCCTCCCTTCCGGGCATACATCCGGCGAACCATCCTCGCGGACTGCGCACCGCAGACATCACAGACCTCGCCGGATTCAGCATCCTCCGGCACGAGCACAACCCGGCGAGGCATGCCCCAGTAGGCCTGAAGCCAATGTACGTCCTCCGGATGGGTTTGCTCTCCCCCCTCACTGGTGCGGGTCGGAGCCGCCCACGGATAGACCACCCCGGCCAACTCCGTTGGTGCGGGTTGCACGCTCGCGGCACGAGTCTGCAAGCACAACACGTTGAGCCAGAGCTTTTCCCAGAGCGTTGACGCCGAGCCGTCGTCACGAACCATGTCGACCATGGTTGAGAGCGGTCCGCCGCCGCGAAGTGAGGTCCGAATCCCAGCGCCTCCGGCCGGGGCGAAGGCCTGCATCGTGAAGAGGGCCATGGCGGCGCAGGCAGGACACAACGCGTTGACGCGCCCACGCTTGACGAAGAAATCGCCGTTATTCTTGAGGGTGTTTTCGCCGGGGGAATCAATGAGCAAGGCGGAGATGTCGGAAAAATCCTTCGCCTTGGCGGGAGCTTCGAGCGTCAGGTCCTGCAAGAAGAGCGGACGTTGCCCAAAGAGTTCAAAGAATGGCACATGCGGGCGCATGGCCTGACGCAGTTCGTCCGGCGATGGTGGCTGGCGCAATTGAGCCAGCCAATCCTTGCGTCTCGCTGGAGGCCGCACTGTCTGTAGAAGTCCCACAAGGAACTCCATCATGGCCGCCCTGAAATCCGGCCGGGGCACATGAAGCGCCACGGGAAGCGACCCCCCCGCAGCAATCTCCCACGGCGCAATCACGCCCTGTGTCCCATCGGCGCGGATTACGGGAAGCCATCGTTCTTCAAGCAGATTGAACATGGGGTTTCTCCATGGATCTCAATTGAGTGCAAATTGATTTCCGTTACCCCTGTTCAAAGGAAAAGGAAAGTCTATCCGAAAGCACAAAAAACAATATCAGAATATCTACCTCCAATACTCTCTCGGAGGCTCACAAAAAGTCACCCAGCAAATCACAGAAGCAAATTCATCCCCGCGTGCGCGGGGAACACCACACCACGGGATCAGAGACGGCGTTGCCCGACGGTTCATCCCCGCGTGCGCGGGGAACACACTGGCAAAACAGGCGACGAGTTGCGGCGCATCGGTTCATCCCCGCGTGCGCGGGGAACACCGTTTAGTGGTTGCACCAAGTGATTGGAACACCGGTTCATCCCCGCGTGCGCGGGGAACACTAGGAACAGCAATAGCAGGCCCCATTGGAGGCCGGTTCATCCCCGCGTGCGCGGGGAACACATTTATGCTCCGCGTCTAGGTTGGCGCGGAGTCGGTTCATCCCCGCGTGCGCGGGGAACACAGCGCGCCTCTTGCCGATATGTTCCAGGAGTCCGGTTCATCCCCGCGTGCGCGGGGAACACAAACAAGCAGTATACCAGAAGGACACCAAACATCGGTTCATCCCCGCGTGCGCGGGGAACACTGGGGGAACATGACCCCTGCACAGGAAGCGGCCGGTTCATCCCCGCGTGCGCGGGGAACACCGGTCAGTCACGGCGTAGAGAATCTCGGATTTCGGTTCATCCCCGCGTGCGCGGGGAACACCCTGCACGGGACTGGGCAGCCTACCCCCCGTCGGTTCATCCTCGCGTGCGCGGGGAACACTCGATGCGCAGCACCCGGCGCACAGCGGCCCGCGGTTCATCCCCGCGTGCGCGGGGAACACGAGCGTCGAGGTGGACGAAACGGAACGCGTGGGGGTTCATCCCCGCGTGCGCGGGGAACACCAGATGGAGCTAACGCCATGAATCAGTGTGAACGGTTCATCCCCGCGTGCGCGGGGAACACTGGACCAGTGCGCGTAAGTCGAATCATCTGATCGGTTCATCCCCGCGTGCGCGGGGAACACTGCGCAATGCCGATTAATCCGCCGTATGTGAACGGTTCATCCCCGCGTGCGCGGGGAACACCCGTAGTAGGCTACCGCACTATCGATATCAGCCGGTTCATCCCCGCGTGCGCGGGGAACACCCTAGTTGGCCCATCGAAAGGTGGGCCATTTTCGGTTCATCCCCGCGTGCGCGGGGAACACGTTCACCGATAATGTGAGCGGTGTCGGTTCTTTGGTTCATCCCCGCGTGCGCGGGGAACACGCCCTGATGGGTCAGGAATTCCATGCTTCCGCCGGTTCATCCCCGCGTGCGCGGGGAACACGCCTGCAGAAGGCTCCCGGCGCAACATGGGAGCGGTTCATCCCCGCGTGCGCGGGGAACACCTGAACATCGAGGGACGCGAGACCACGGCGGACGGTTCATCCCCGCGTGCGCGGGGAACACGATCAGCTCGCTCACTTGAAGGGCAAGTTTATCGGTTCATCCCCGCGTGCGCGGGGAACACGACCGTCAC
Coding sequences within:
- the casA gene encoding type I-E CRISPR-associated protein Cse1/CasA, producing the protein MFNLLEERWLPVIRADGTQGVIAPWEIAAGGSLPVALHVPRPDFRAAMMEFLVGLLQTVRPPARRKDWLAQLRQPPSPDELRQAMRPHVPFFELFGQRPLFLQDLTLEAPAKAKDFSDISALLIDSPGENTLKNNGDFFVKRGRVNALCPACAAMALFTMQAFAPAGGAGIRTSLRGGGPLSTMVDMVRDDGSASTLWEKLWLNVLCLQTRAASVQPAPTELAGVVYPWAAPTRTSEGGEQTHPEDVHWLQAYWGMPRRVVLVPEDAESGEVCDVCGAQSARMVRRMYARKGGTNYGPTWQHPLTPYRDQNDKPPLSIKGSANVTGYGHWLGVVYDQLTAKGIRRSANVAHVHESLNDALHLGVNVAGYDMDNMKARQWCESTFPVYPVAEDRLADFRGCIEMMVAAADKARMNLAGMLKEALVNEAGHKQASVDKTVFANAQAELWSRTEARFYELAKDAARSEGQKDEDRVKDAWRDHLCRTAQDIFHGLAESGRVLPERIRRVCDASRKLWAFNDKALRKILELPERGGAR